In Neoarius graeffei isolate fNeoGra1 chromosome 9, fNeoGra1.pri, whole genome shotgun sequence, one genomic interval encodes:
- the si:rp71-68n21.9 gene encoding kelch-like protein 9, giving the protein MGNSGEEGKLHRKLSRIGSRSQREPPRPPPQAERPPPATPPKQPEPAPKPPEAAAKPLEPAPKQQVAPPKPPDACLKPTIPPKPHIQVFSSTEHGNAILKGLDHFRCDKTLCDVTLVPDDSTETFPVHRVIMASASDYFKAMFTGGMKEQELAEIKLHGVSSTGLKNIIEFIYTSQLSLNLSTLQDTLEAASFLQVLPVLNFCNQLLSSEVTIENCTEVERIANALLLDDVQTHIHNFVCQNFSALVQSGHFLQLSEASIAHALSSDSLKGFSEMELYRTARAWLAHKPSERRPVAYSLMRHIRFPLMSPAELLQISQEDQIDETSDEEKEGKEPFMRSDTACVNLLLEASNYQMLPFLQPSLQTERTRIRSDTTHLLALGGVMRQQLVVSRELRLYDEEGGGGTWRALQPMEVPRYQHGVALLGGFLYIVGGQSTYDTKGKTAVDSAYRYDPRFDRWLQVASLNEKRTFFHLSALKGKLYAAGGRNATGEIDTVECYNLSKNEWTFVAPMSEPHYGHAGTVHGGLMYVSGGITRDAFQKELSCYDPDTNLWSRRADMMELRGLHCMCTVGDRLYVMGGNHFRGTNDYDDVLSCEYYTPAVDQWTVVAPMPRGQSDVGVAVFKGRIYVVGGYSWNSRCMVDIVQCYDPEKDEWERVFNVLEPLGGIRACTMTVHCPSGSVDEAQIQECLLQTTKS; this is encoded by the exons ATGGG AAACAGTGGCGAGGAAGGAAAACTGCACCGAAAACTGTCTCGCATAGGGAGCAGGAGTCAGAGAGAACCACCAAGACCTCCACCTCAAGCAGAAAGGCCTCCACCTGCCACCCCACCCAAACAACCTGAACCTGCTCCAAAACCTCCAGAGGCTGCTGCGAAACCTTTAGAGCCTGCTCCCAAACAGCAAGTGGCCCCTCCAAAGCCCCCTGATGCCTGCTTAAAGCCTACTATTCCTCCCAAACCTCACATACAGGTGTTCAGTAGCACAGAACATGGAAATGCCATACTGAAG GGTCTGGATCATTTTCGCTGTGATAAAACCTTATGTGATGTCACTCTGGTGCCTGACGATAGCACTGAAACATTTCCAGTTCACAGAGTGATCATGGCATCAGCCAGTGACTACTTCAAGGCCATGTTCACAG GTGGAATGAAGGAACAGGAGCTGGCTGAAATTAAATTACATGGAGTGAGCAGCACAGGTCTGAAGAACATTATTGAGTTTATTTATACCTCGCAGCTAAGTCTGAACTTAAGCACTCTCCAGGACACTCTGGAAGCTGccagtttcctccaagtgcttccAGTTCTTAACTTCTGCAATCAGCTACTTAGCAGTGAG GTCACCATAGAAAACTGTACGGAAGTTGAGCGCATTGCTAATGCTCTTCTCTTGGATGATGTCCAGACCCACATACACAACTTTGTCTGTCAGAACTTCTCAGCTCTAGTGCAGAGTGGTCATTTTCTGCAGCTTTCTGAGGCCAGCATAGCGCATGCCTTATCAAGTGATTCACTGAAAGGATTCTCAGAGATGGAGCTCTATCGCACTGCCCGTGCTTGGCTGGCACATAAACCTAGTGAACGCCGGCCTGTGGCCTACTCCTTGATGCGCCACATCCGCTTCCCCCTGATGAGCCCTGCTGAACTCCTACAGATATCTCAGGAAGACCAGATTGATGAGACAAGTGATGAGGAAAAGGAAGGCAAGGAGCCATTCATGCGTTCCGACACAGCTTGTGTAAACCTACTCTTGGAGGCTAGCAACTATCAGATGCTGCCGTTCCTTCAGCCATCGCTCCAAACAGAGAGGACTCGCATTCGTTCAGACACAACACACCTTCTGGCTCTGGGCGGGGTGATGAGGCAACAGCTGGTGGTGAGCAGGGAGCTTAGGCTGTATGATGAGGAAGGAGGAGGAGGCACCTGGAGGGCCCTCCAGCCAATGGAAGTGCCTCGCTACCAGCATGGAGTGGCTCTTTTAGGGGGCTTCCTTTACATTGTAGGAGGTCAGAGCACTTATGACACAAAAGGTAAGACGGCAGTGGACAGTGCGTACAGGTACGACCCTCGTTTCGACCGCTGGCTGCAGGTGGCCTCCCTGAACGAGAAGCGGACATTCTTCCATCTGAGTGCTCTGAAGGGAAAGCTCTACGCTGCTGGGGGGAGAAACGCCACTGGCGAGATTG ACACAGTGGAGTGTTATAACCTGAGCAAGAATGAGTGGACCTTTGTTGCACCCATGAGTGAGCCCCATTATGGCCATGCTGGTACAGTACATGGAGGACTAATGTATGTGTCAG GGGGAATAACAAGAGATGCTTTCCAGAAAGAGTTGTCTTGTTATGACCCAGACACAAATTTGTGGAGTCGTCGTGCAGACATGATGGAGCTCCGTGGACTCCACTGCATGTGCACAGTAGGAGACCGGCTCTATGTTATGGGTGGAAACCATTTCCGTGGAACAAATGACTATGATGATGTCCTCAGTTGTGAATACTACACTCCTGCAGTTGACCAGTGGACAGTAGTGGCTCCGATGCCCCGAGGCCAGAGTGATGTTGGTGTGGCTGTGTTTAAAGGCAGAATTTATGTCGTAGGAGGCTACTCTTGGAACAGCCGTTGTATGGTCGACATTGTGCAGTGTTATGACCCTGAAAAGGATGAATGGGAGAGGGTGTTTAACGTGCTGGAGCCTTTAGGAGGTATACGTGCTTGCACCATGACTGTACATTGTCCAAGTGGCTCTGTAGATGAAGCGCAGATACAGGAATGTCTCCTCCAAACAACTAAGAGCTGA
- the hsd3b1 gene encoding hydroxy-delta-5-steroid dehydrogenase, 3 beta- and steroid delta-isomerase 1 yields MSFTGDVCVVTGAYGFLGGKLVKLLLEEENFAEIRLLDRCIRPELTQSLEDCQGETKLSTFEGDIRDSDLLKKICKGASIVFHTASLIDVTGAIKYSELYEVNVKGTKLLLEACIQENVASFIYTSSIEVAGPNHRGDPILNGNEDTVYNTYLKFPYSQTKKEAEQLCLNAQGEILQNGGRLATCVLRPMYMYGEGCRFTLGHMRDGIQNGDVLLRTSRREAKVNPVYVGNATLAHLQAARALKDSEKRGVVGGNFYYISDDTPPVSYSDFNHAVLLPLGFGIQDRPFLPFFILYLICFLMEVVQVLLHPFLHFTPPLNRQLLIMLNTPFTFSYEKAHRDLGYTPRYNWEEARKRTTDWLASVLPRERQQINMK; encoded by the exons ATGTCTTTCACTGGAGATGTGTGTGTGGTAACAGGAGCATACGGCTTTCTCGGAGGAAAGCTAGTTAAGCTGCTACTAGAGGAAGAGAATTTTGCAGAGATTCGACTGTTAGACAGATGTATTCGACCTGAACTCACACAGTCACTAGAAG ATTGCCAGGGTGAGACAAAGCTGAGTACGTTTGAAGGAGACATCAGGGACAGTGACCTGCTGAAGAAAATCTGTAAAGGAGCATCCATCGTTTTCCACACTGCCTCTCTCATCGATGTCACTGGAGCTATTAAATATAGTGAACTGTATGAGGTAAATGTGAAAG gtACCAAATTGCTTCTAGAGGCATGTATCCAGGAGAATGTTGCTTCCTTCATATACACCAGTAGCATTGAGGTTGCTGGTCCAAATCATCGTGGTGACCCTATTCTCAATGGCAATGAGGACACAGTGTACAACACTTACTTAAAGTTTCCCTACAGCCAGACCAAAAAGGAAGCTGAACAGCTATGCCTTAATGCCCAGGGTGAAATACTTCAAAATGGAGGCCGGCTGGCTACTTGTGTTCTCAGGCCAATGTATATGTATGGAGAGGGCTGCCGGTTTACTTTAGGTCATATGAGGGATGGAATCCAGAATGGTGATGTGTTACTGAGGACTTCACGACGTGAAGCTAAAGTCAATCCTGTGTACGTGGGAAATGCGACTCTTGCACATCTGCAGGCCGCACGAGCCCTGAAGGATTCAGAGAAGAGAGGTGTGGTTGGTGGAAACTTTTACTACATCTCCGATGACACTCCACCTGTCAGTTATTCTGACTTCAACCATGCTGTTCTGTTACCACTTGGCTTTGGCATCCAGGACAGACCATTCCTACCTTTCTTTATTCTTTACCTCATCTGCTTCCTCATGGAGGTTGTCCAAGTCCTGCTCCATCCCTTTCTACACTTTACCCCACCACTGAATAGGCAACTTTTAATAATGCTAAACACACCTTTCACCTTCTCTTATGAGAAGGCCCACCGAGATCTGGGATACACTCCTCGTTATAACTGGGAAGAGGCACGCAAACGGACTACTGATTGGCTAGCATCTGTCTTGCCCAGAGAAAGACAACAAATCAATATGAAATAA